In a single window of the Magnolia sinica isolate HGM2019 chromosome 7, MsV1, whole genome shotgun sequence genome:
- the LOC131251073 gene encoding calmodulin-binding protein 25-like: MASSQNLSSLEAWAFRPSFPDTWISEAFARDTDALTKALQKSLSRETDPTGPTILIPSPTYPIKPEPAGSAQASGSDPETASKRTRNPVPSSSGKITKRKSRATKRSPTTFITADPSNFRQMVQQVTGTRFGNPHVAVPPVLKPEPQRLGTRVPPGCLPTLDTSAFLLDHHQQVVGPAPQAAAQVSFTPVADCAGLDFEAFPSFPTLESWRVM; the protein is encoded by the coding sequence ATGGCGTCTTCTCAGAATCTGTCGAGTCTCGAAGCCTGGGCTTTCCGTCCGTCCTTCCCTGACACGTGGATCTCCGAAGCCTTCGCACGTGACACCGACGCTCTCACCAAGGCCCTCCAGAAATCCCTCTCCAGAGAAACCGACCCGACCGGGCCCACCATCCTCATCCCCTCCCCCACCTACCCAATCAAGCCCGAACCGGCCGGTTCAGCCCAAGCCTCCGGCTCAGACCCGGAGACGGCATCCAAGCGGACCCGAAACCCGGTACCATCTTCATCCGGGAAAATCACGAAGCGGAAATCCCGCGCCACCAAACGCTCCCCAACCACCTTCATCACTGCCGACCCTTCCAACTTCCGCCAGATGGTGCAGCAGGTGACCGGGACCCGGTTCGGCAACCCACACGTGGCAGTCCCGCCGGTTCTTAAGCCCGAGCCGCAGCGGCTCGGGACCCGGGTCCCCCCTGGCTGCCTTCCGACGCTCGACACGTCGGCTTTTTTGCTGGACCACCACCAGCAGGTGGTGGGGCCCGCTCCTCAGGCGGCTGCTCAGGTCTCATTTACGCCGGTGGCGGACTGCGCCGGTTTGGATTTCGAGGCGTTTCCCAGCTTCCCGACGCTTGAGTCGTGGCGGGTTATGTAA